In one Elusimicrobiota bacterium genomic region, the following are encoded:
- a CDS encoding ATP-binding protein yields MAEVGTGRRAVYFAFQGLFMAVLLLIFLYQETSLAEWEGRFLFLVAAGGAAMVFLQAAPEKVLGSWYFEVGLFMGDAALASLILHWTQHGSDLYLIYFIIIFGTALLRNLTQSLIVAVVTSGLYLVSAWHPREGLPHTASFWLRVNFLWVSSALLAILSRDSRQVQGDLERRHQDRLVQYGRLAALGRLAAEVAHRIKGPLTTIMVNAEVLAQSDRRTPQELTELNQIRDEVDHCRVILKGLLDLGRIEEMDRARFDLREPLRRALDALTPRLQNRRVRLVVSLGEPLPVLGDAVLMEEALLVVLHNAADSVRTGGRIGVTARAAPGKFSWRELPWKPGLCEVIVEDDGRGIRPDEQERIFEPFFTTKGKEGSGLGLSAALRVLQKHGGSIVAYSDGPGRGARFTVTMPRRG; encoded by the coding sequence GGGCCTGTTCATGGCCGTGCTGCTGCTCATCTTCCTCTACCAAGAGACCAGCCTGGCCGAATGGGAGGGCCGGTTCCTGTTCTTGGTGGCGGCGGGCGGGGCGGCGATGGTCTTCCTACAAGCGGCGCCGGAGAAGGTCCTGGGGAGCTGGTACTTCGAGGTGGGCCTGTTCATGGGCGACGCGGCCCTCGCCTCCCTCATCCTGCATTGGACGCAGCACGGATCGGACCTCTATCTCATCTACTTCATCATCATCTTCGGCACCGCCCTCCTGCGCAACCTGACCCAGAGCCTGATCGTGGCGGTGGTGACCTCGGGCCTGTACCTGGTCTCGGCCTGGCATCCCCGGGAGGGGCTGCCCCATACGGCCAGCTTCTGGCTGCGCGTCAATTTCTTGTGGGTGTCGTCCGCCCTGCTGGCCATCCTGTCCCGGGACAGCCGGCAGGTCCAGGGAGACCTCGAGCGCAGGCACCAGGACCGCCTGGTCCAGTACGGGAGGCTGGCCGCCCTGGGCCGGCTTGCCGCGGAGGTGGCGCATCGCATCAAGGGGCCGCTGACCACCATCATGGTCAACGCGGAGGTCCTTGCCCAGAGCGACCGCCGCACGCCGCAGGAACTCACCGAGCTCAACCAGATCCGCGACGAGGTGGATCACTGCCGGGTGATCCTCAAAGGCCTCCTGGACCTGGGGCGCATCGAGGAGATGGACCGCGCGCGTTTCGACCTGCGCGAGCCCCTGCGGCGAGCGCTCGATGCGCTGACCCCGCGCCTGCAGAACCGCCGGGTCCGCCTGGTCGTCTCTTTGGGGGAGCCCCTGCCCGTGCTGGGCGACGCCGTGCTGATGGAGGAGGCGCTCCTCGTGGTGCTCCACAACGCCGCCGACTCGGTCCGCACCGGCGGCCGCATCGGCGTGACGGCGCGGGCCGCGCCCGGGAAGTTCAGCTGGCGCGAGCTGCCCTGGAAGCCGGGCCTCTGCGAGGTGATCGTCGAAGACGACGGCCGGGGCATCCGGCCGGATGAGCAGGAGCGCATCTTCGAGCCTTTCTTCACCACCAAGGGCAAAGAGGGCAGCGGGCTGGGCCTGTCGGCCGCCCTGCGCGTGCTGCAGAAGCACGGCGGGTCCATCGTAGCCTACAGCGACGGGCCCGGCCGGGGCGCCCGGTTCACCGTGACCATGCCCCGCCGTGGCTGA